A single genomic interval of Helianthus annuus cultivar XRQ/B chromosome 13, HanXRQr2.0-SUNRISE, whole genome shotgun sequence harbors:
- the LOC110900600 gene encoding uncharacterized protein LOC110900600 yields MANIAKIEFPALNITKENYMPWTAHVKRHLKSMGVLETITEWNECSDQDKAKTDVFLHKHIDEMLQFEYSNFEDPYVLWEDLKSRFDNQREVLLPTARDEWNNLRFQDFKMVNEYTSALYRICSTLRFCGQTVTEEDMLEKTFSTFHASNINLQQQYRLQKFQRYSDLNSFLLVAEKNNELLMKNHQARPTGSLAIPEANVVINDDTKDSGRKWGRGRGRGHFGKGNGRNYSFKRNNNFRGNSHGRGRGRGRGRGRNQRTPNYHTPQNTNPNQYNKRNEAGRSENNGTSCFRCGSANHWSKACRTPSHLCELYQASLKRKEKEMNHVDNFNDINVEMNVADFTNNMEL; encoded by the coding sequence ATGGCAAACATCGCAAAAATTGAATTCCCGGCTCTTAATATCACCAAGGAAAATTATATGCCGTGGACGGCACATGTCAAGCGACATCTCAAGTCAATGGGTGTTTTGGAAACGATAACGGAGTGGAACGAATGTAGCGATCAAGACAAGGCAAAAACCGATGTCTTCCTCCATAAACACATTGATGAGATGTTGCAATTTGAATATTCAAATTTTGAGGATCCATACGTTTTGTGGGAAGATTTAAAAAGCAGATTTGATAATCAAAGGGAAGTTTTACTTCCCACCGCTAGAGATGAATGGAACAATCTCAGGTTCCAAGATTTTAAAATGGTGAATGAATACACCTCTGCTTTGTACAGGATATGCTCAACGCTCCGATTCTGTGGGCAAACTGTTACGGAGGAAGATATGTTGGAGAAAACTTTCTCCACATTTCATGCATCAAATATAAACTTGCAACAACAATATCGGTTGCAAAAGTTTCAAAGATATTCTGATCTAAATTCATTTCTCCTCGTAGCAGAGAAAAACAATGAGCTACTAATGAAAAATCATCAAGCTCGTCCCACTGGATCATTAGCCATTCCAGAAGCAAATGTTGTTATTAATGATGATACTAAAGACTCTGGAAGAAAATGGGGACGAGGCCGTGGCCGTGGCCATTTTGGTAAAGGTAATGGTCGAAATTATTCCTTCAAAAGAAATAATAATTTCCGAGGTAATTCCCATGGTCGTGGACGTGGTCGCGGTCGTGGTCGTGGTCGAAATCAAAGAACCCCCAATTACCACACTCCACAAAATACCAATCCCAACCAGTATAACAAAAGGAATGAAGCTGGTAGGTCCGAAAACAATGGCACTTCTTGTTTCAGATGTGGAAGTGCAAACCATTGGTCAAAGGCTTGTCGTACACCTTCACATTTATGTGAACTTTACCAAGCCTCtctcaaaagaaaagaaaaggagatgaaccatgtggataattttaatgataTCAACGTCGAAATGAATGTCGCCGACTTTACCAATAACATGGAACTCTGA